The following are encoded together in the Pedobacter steynii genome:
- a CDS encoding cbb3-type cytochrome c oxidase N-terminal domain-containing protein — MTELLIWALLFVAAIILIVSLQVLKVIKIFIKESISPSPFATAEEKEQFRLLAAEREAEEKAKPSIWTKIMGLKPMTEEKDLMMEHEFDGIAELDNPTPAWFSVLFYGTIIFAIGYMFNYHVFNWGKSQEEEYAVELQEAEEARIAFLQKPGAGGPQINENNMEQSTDKEMIQKGAALFKTVCTPCHGEHGEGGVGPNLTDEFWLHGGGAKDVFKTIKYGVPEKGMVAWEKSMNAKQISDITNYVLSLKGSNPAGAKAPQGKKE, encoded by the coding sequence GACAGAGCTACTTATTTGGGCCTTGCTGTTTGTTGCAGCAATTATCCTTATCGTTTCCTTACAGGTATTGAAGGTCATCAAAATCTTTATCAAGGAAAGCATCAGCCCTTCCCCATTTGCAACTGCAGAGGAGAAAGAACAATTCCGTTTGTTGGCCGCAGAACGCGAAGCGGAAGAAAAAGCAAAACCATCGATCTGGACCAAAATCATGGGCTTAAAACCTATGACAGAGGAGAAAGACCTCATGATGGAGCATGAATTTGACGGCATTGCGGAACTGGATAACCCTACCCCTGCCTGGTTCAGTGTATTGTTCTATGGAACCATCATCTTTGCCATTGGTTATATGTTCAACTACCATGTCTTTAACTGGGGAAAATCACAGGAAGAAGAATATGCGGTAGAGCTGCAGGAAGCAGAAGAAGCACGTATTGCTTTTCTTCAGAAACCCGGAGCCGGTGGTCCGCAGATCAATGAGAACAATATGGAGCAGAGTACGGATAAAGAAATGATCCAGAAAGGTGCTGCATTGTTCAAGACAGTATGTACCCCTTGTCATGGGGAACACGGAGAAGGTGGCGTTGGCCCAAACCTGACGGATGAATTCTGGCTACATGGCGGAGGTGCAAAAGATGTTTTCAAGACCATTAAATATGGTGTTCCTGAAAAAGGAATGGTGGCCTGGGAGAAATCCATGAATGCCAAACAAATCTCGGATATCACCAATTATGTATTGTCATTAAAAGGAAGTAATCCTGCAGGAGCGAAAGCACCTCAGGGCAAAAAAGAATAA